The following proteins come from a genomic window of Longimicrobium sp.:
- the greA gene encoding transcription elongation factor GreA: MLEELKNRLGNEIERLSHELQVTLPRAIRTAVEHGDLSENAEYKAALERQQFVQARLNHLTRRMSELAKIDLSEIPADRVGFGSRVTVVDMRTREEETYTLVFGDYIDIDSGQISVASPLGQTLMGKQKGDKVTLQAPRGERKLHIKDVVTLPQMVENPNDGA; this comes from the coding sequence CTGGGCAACGAGATCGAGCGCCTCTCGCACGAGCTGCAGGTGACGCTGCCCAGGGCGATCCGCACCGCCGTGGAGCACGGCGACCTGAGCGAGAACGCCGAGTACAAGGCGGCGCTCGAGCGCCAGCAGTTCGTGCAGGCGCGGCTGAACCACCTCACCCGCCGCATGAGCGAGCTGGCGAAGATCGACCTCTCCGAGATCCCGGCGGACCGCGTGGGGTTCGGCTCGCGCGTGACGGTGGTGGACATGCGCACGCGCGAGGAGGAGACCTACACGCTGGTCTTCGGCGACTACATCGACATCGACAGCGGGCAGATCTCCGTGGCCTCGCCGCTGGGGCAGACGCTGATGGGGAAGCAGAAGGGCGACAAGGTGACGCTCCAGGCCCCCCGCGGCGAGCGCAAGCTGCACATCAAGGACGTCGTCACCCTCCCGCAGATGGTGGAGAACCCGAACGACGGGGCGTGA
- a CDS encoding DUF2278 family protein, whose product MPIKNYGVLVGRVTDFRVEAGRDSPHFQLRVNAGGTSFRIAVNVRSTDPGAPELLFRLDEDFRHAVTAQVSRLGTGFHPLPRPANGLSLDYVRGGFVHERDLKALPHDLPGPDNDLNEKIGRLAARAKGANDVMVYAFGARWGPEVGEKDQVFRFSPGNGVHDIHMNQGNPPGRHFGDNGADQDGALLFHFEGENRWVAVFLAFQSQSWETDAAGNPRGTGTGTGGGTGGGMGGGARDGRVRIVAALVNPPGEDPRRETVTLINTTPARVDLAGWKLVDARENAERLAGAIEPHGVRTVRLAGTVQLGNRGGALKLVDSAGAAVDEVAYSREQAQEENRLVVFRG is encoded by the coding sequence ATGCCCATCAAGAACTACGGCGTGCTCGTCGGCCGCGTCACCGACTTCAGGGTGGAGGCGGGGAGGGACTCGCCGCACTTCCAGCTGCGCGTCAACGCCGGCGGCACCAGCTTCCGCATCGCCGTGAACGTGCGCTCCACCGACCCCGGTGCCCCGGAGCTGCTCTTCCGGCTCGACGAGGACTTCCGCCACGCGGTGACGGCGCAGGTGTCGCGGCTGGGCACCGGCTTCCACCCCCTGCCGCGCCCCGCCAACGGGCTGTCGCTGGACTACGTGCGCGGCGGCTTCGTCCACGAGCGGGACCTGAAGGCGCTGCCGCACGACCTGCCGGGCCCGGACAACGACCTGAACGAGAAGATCGGGCGCCTCGCCGCGCGGGCGAAGGGCGCCAACGACGTGATGGTGTACGCCTTCGGGGCGCGCTGGGGGCCCGAGGTGGGCGAGAAGGACCAGGTGTTCCGCTTCTCGCCGGGCAACGGCGTGCACGACATCCACATGAACCAGGGGAACCCGCCCGGGCGCCACTTCGGCGACAACGGCGCCGACCAGGACGGCGCGCTGCTCTTCCACTTCGAGGGCGAGAACCGCTGGGTGGCCGTCTTCCTCGCCTTCCAGTCGCAGTCGTGGGAAACGGACGCGGCGGGCAATCCGAGGGGGACGGGCACCGGCACGGGCGGCGGCACGGGGGGAGGGATGGGTGGAGGCGCCCGCGACGGCCGCGTGCGCATCGTGGCGGCGCTGGTGAACCCGCCGGGCGAAGACCCGCGGCGCGAGACGGTGACGCTCATCAACACCACGCCGGCGCGCGTGGACCTGGCGGGGTGGAAGCTGGTGGACGCCCGGGAGAACGCGGAGCGGCTGGCGGGCGCCATCGAGCCGCACGGGGTGCGGACGGTGCGGCTGGCGGGGACGGTGCAGCTCGGCAACCGCGGCGGCGCCCTCAAGCTGGTCGACTCTGCCGGCGCCGCCGTGGACGAGGTCGCCTACTCGCGCGAGCAGGCGCAGGAGGAGAACCGCCTGGTGGTCTTCCGCGGGTAG